One part of the Sporosarcina ureae genome encodes these proteins:
- a CDS encoding EutN/CcmL family microcompartment protein, which translates to MRMGRVIGNVWATRKEDGLSGLKLLIIQPIDAHGNSIQSHMVAADRIGAGVGDEVLITSGGSSRFILPKENPIPIDAVIIGIIDSTEVKRGDIHESSDRND; encoded by the coding sequence ATGCGAATGGGTAGAGTAATTGGTAATGTGTGGGCAACCCGCAAAGAAGATGGACTATCAGGGCTTAAACTGCTGATCATCCAGCCGATTGATGCACACGGCAATAGTATACAGTCGCATATGGTCGCGGCAGATCGAATCGGGGCAGGAGTCGGCGACGAGGTACTTATTACGAGTGGCGGTTCCTCACGCTTCATTTTACCGAAAGAAAACCCGATCCCAATCGACGCGGTCATTATCGGTATTATCGATTCAACAGAAGTAAAGAGAGGTGATATACATGAGTCAAGCGATCGGAATGATTGA
- the pduL gene encoding phosphate propanoyltransferase, protein MNQQLIEQIVGEILGQLGKSPVQLPERAVPIAVSARHAHLQPEHVEVLFGAGYELTQRSELSQPGQFAANETVMIAGPKSSIERVRILGPVRKATQVEVSFTDAMKLGVKPPLRESGNIEGSAPITLIGPKGSVHIDQGLIIAQSHIHMAPTDASRFGVVDGEYVTVEADGIRPIAFRNVRIRVNERYRLEMHIDTDEANGGFITQGSIGRLVKPNDANNTTVGQVAGVTETVITPEPVSVPQSFEFTKRLLSAEDIALISEREILVNKGTIVTALARDTARELGKTITNRK, encoded by the coding sequence ATGAATCAGCAATTGATTGAGCAAATTGTCGGAGAGATTCTTGGACAACTGGGAAAATCCCCCGTTCAATTGCCGGAACGAGCGGTGCCCATTGCGGTTTCCGCCCGTCACGCACATTTACAGCCTGAACATGTGGAAGTATTGTTTGGCGCAGGGTATGAATTGACACAACGGTCCGAGCTATCGCAGCCGGGCCAATTCGCCGCCAATGAAACGGTGATGATTGCGGGACCTAAAAGTAGCATTGAACGTGTGCGGATTTTAGGTCCTGTCCGAAAAGCGACTCAAGTTGAGGTCAGCTTTACGGATGCCATGAAGCTCGGCGTCAAGCCCCCACTTCGGGAATCCGGCAATATTGAAGGATCCGCACCGATTACATTAATTGGACCAAAGGGTAGTGTGCATATAGACCAAGGTCTGATTATCGCACAGTCACATATCCACATGGCTCCCACGGACGCTTCACGCTTTGGCGTGGTAGATGGGGAGTACGTGACGGTCGAAGCAGATGGAATCCGTCCTATTGCATTCCGCAATGTGCGGATACGGGTGAATGAACGCTATCGTCTTGAAATGCATATCGATACGGATGAAGCCAATGGTGGTTTCATTACACAAGGGTCGATTGGCCGTCTAGTGAAACCGAATGACGCAAATAATACGACAGTAGGACAAGTTGCGGGAGTAACAGAAACCGTTATAACGCCTGAACCAGTAAGTGTGCCACAGTCATTTGAATTTACTAAAAGACTATTGTCAGCTGAAGATATCGCTTTGATTTCTGAGCGGGAGATTTTAGTGAATAAAGGCACGATTGTTACAGCACTTGCAAGAGATACAGCACGGGAACTCGGTAAAACGATAACCAATAGAAAGTAG
- a CDS encoding CdaR family transcriptional regulator: MFQFDKLGHEIVTELSNLIQQQVILTDRRGFIQASTEPGRINQFHEGALLSMRQKSVLRMGEKEAGHLHGVREGIVLPIIIEGEPIAVLGVTGNPDVIHPQAQLILRVVELFIQDSLKRKQKDERVRDVEFFVFDWLTGTKKDERFVERGTLLGIDVTHYHQVAVLEVLDLLEQFSVEEMEIFASIQNIHSSMKMIRWAQNKILLLLPEMNQDTLKSELEFLLLHIKRRKKVRVVAGIGAPVRYFDLAKSFAQAERAVSAAKVSGDIVFEHELKLEIVLQSIPDAVKKDFLKRTVAPLADHEDLLNNLAVWFEENQSMQNTAQRLHIHKNTLSYRLQKVEQLTGLSVSSTHDVFLLYLALSLLDGQVPGKE; encoded by the coding sequence ATGTTTCAATTTGATAAATTAGGACATGAAATCGTAACGGAGTTATCTAACTTGATACAACAACAGGTGATTTTAACTGATCGCCGGGGCTTCATTCAAGCGAGCACAGAACCTGGCCGGATCAATCAGTTCCATGAAGGAGCTTTATTGAGCATGCGTCAAAAATCTGTGCTGCGCATGGGAGAGAAAGAAGCAGGGCATCTGCACGGTGTTCGTGAGGGAATCGTGTTACCTATCATTATTGAAGGGGAACCGATTGCCGTGCTTGGTGTTACGGGTAATCCTGACGTGATCCATCCCCAAGCCCAACTAATTTTACGGGTAGTAGAGCTCTTTATACAAGATTCGTTAAAGCGTAAGCAAAAGGATGAAAGAGTTCGTGATGTAGAATTTTTCGTTTTTGATTGGTTGACTGGTACTAAAAAAGATGAACGGTTCGTGGAAAGAGGAACACTACTTGGAATCGACGTGACGCATTACCATCAAGTAGCAGTTCTTGAAGTGTTGGATTTGCTAGAACAGTTTTCGGTTGAGGAAATGGAGATATTCGCTTCGATTCAAAATATCCATTCATCCATGAAGATGATTCGCTGGGCGCAGAATAAAATTTTGTTGCTGTTGCCTGAAATGAATCAGGACACGTTAAAAAGTGAGTTGGAATTTCTTTTGTTGCATATCAAACGACGTAAAAAGGTACGAGTCGTTGCGGGTATAGGTGCACCGGTGCGATACTTCGATTTAGCGAAGTCCTTTGCACAGGCAGAGCGTGCGGTAAGCGCTGCTAAGGTGTCGGGTGATATTGTCTTTGAGCATGAGTTAAAGCTAGAGATTGTTTTGCAGAGCATTCCGGACGCGGTCAAGAAAGATTTTCTGAAGCGCACGGTTGCGCCGCTTGCAGATCATGAGGACTTGCTGAATAATCTAGCGGTGTGGTTCGAGGAGAATCAGTCGATGCAGAATACGGCGCAGCGTTTACATATACATAAGAATACGTTGTCCTATCGTTTGCAAAAGGTCGAGCAGTTAACGGGATTGTCCGTCTCCAGTACACATGATGTGTTTCTGTTGTACTTGGCATTGAGTTTGTTGGATGGACAAGTGCCTGGTAAGGAATGA
- the eutL gene encoding ethanolamine utilization microcompartment protein EutL translates to MKIHADILSMQVIPNVSPELAEKFDLKPYQRSLGLVTTTIDDIGYTAIDAATKHSDVEVVYAKSFYAGAAHSSGPLSGEFIGIIAGPSPEEVKSGLDSIRITIEHEAYFEAINGNPDHALYAHTISSCGSYLADMANIPVGQSIAYLIAPPIEAIIGLDAALKAADVTLCELYAPPSETNFGGGLLTGSQSSCEAAADAFREAVQNMADHPLSY, encoded by the coding sequence ATGAAAATCCACGCGGACATCTTGTCGATGCAAGTCATTCCAAACGTTAGTCCTGAGCTGGCTGAGAAGTTTGATCTGAAGCCCTATCAACGCAGTCTTGGGTTGGTGACGACGACAATTGATGACATTGGTTATACAGCAATTGATGCAGCTACGAAGCATAGCGACGTGGAAGTGGTCTACGCGAAAAGTTTTTACGCAGGTGCTGCACATTCTTCCGGACCGCTGTCTGGTGAGTTTATCGGAATCATTGCTGGACCGTCACCGGAAGAAGTGAAAAGTGGTCTTGATTCGATTCGTATCACTATAGAGCATGAAGCGTATTTCGAAGCAATCAATGGAAATCCGGATCATGCGTTATATGCGCATACCATTTCTAGCTGTGGTAGTTACTTGGCTGACATGGCTAACATACCAGTTGGCCAATCAATCGCATACTTGATTGCACCACCTATTGAAGCAATTATCGGTTTGGATGCGGCCTTAAAAGCTGCAGATGTCACATTATGTGAACTCTATGCACCTCCCTCCGAAACAAACTTCGGTGGCGGTCTGCTCACGGGTAGTCAATCTTCTTGTGAAGCAGCAGCTGACGCGTTCCGTGAAGCCGTACAGAACATGGCGGATCATCCGTTAAGTTATTGA
- the eutC gene encoding ethanolamine ammonia-lyase subunit EutC, with translation MNLNEELIQQITKMVVEKLEAASGNQTVQRNSDEQKVELFSQQPIGHLNAETVKKSPSGLVTFHSTAEEPKRNIATVKPKPTTAYGNPKPKVEPEAEPVEDKWAEYRKKTPARVGVGRAGSRPKTKTWLQFRLDHAAAVDAVYGEVPDDLLEQLGLFQVQSKVVDKEEYIRRPDLGRKLSDEAKSVIQERCKKSPVVQIVASNGLSAKAIEENLEDVYLSLEQSLNNLNIEMGTTFYVDKGRVAVMDDIGELLQPDVVVMLIGERPGLVSAESLSAYMCYKPRHGTIEADRMVISNIHKGGIPPVEAGAFLGTIIQKILKYEASGVSLVQKEG, from the coding sequence ATGAACTTGAATGAAGAACTGATTCAGCAAATCACAAAAATGGTCGTAGAGAAGCTAGAAGCTGCAAGCGGCAATCAAACGGTACAACGGAATTCCGACGAGCAAAAGGTAGAGTTGTTTTCACAACAGCCTATTGGACATTTGAACGCAGAAACTGTGAAAAAGTCACCTAGTGGATTGGTGACATTCCATAGTACAGCGGAAGAGCCAAAGCGGAATATCGCTACGGTAAAACCAAAGCCAACGACGGCATACGGTAATCCGAAACCGAAGGTAGAACCTGAAGCAGAGCCTGTAGAAGATAAATGGGCAGAGTATCGCAAGAAAACTCCGGCTAGAGTAGGAGTTGGACGCGCAGGTTCACGTCCGAAAACGAAGACATGGTTACAGTTTCGACTAGATCACGCGGCGGCAGTCGATGCGGTCTACGGTGAAGTGCCGGACGACTTGCTTGAGCAGCTAGGATTATTCCAAGTGCAATCCAAAGTGGTGGATAAAGAAGAATATATTCGACGTCCGGATCTTGGTAGAAAACTTTCAGATGAAGCGAAGTCTGTTATTCAAGAACGCTGTAAAAAGTCCCCTGTCGTACAGATCGTTGCGTCAAATGGTCTAAGTGCGAAAGCGATTGAAGAAAATCTGGAAGATGTCTACTTGTCACTGGAACAATCGTTAAACAACTTGAATATCGAAATGGGAACAACATTTTACGTTGACAAAGGCCGAGTTGCTGTGATGGATGATATCGGTGAGTTATTGCAACCGGATGTAGTAGTCATGCTGATCGGTGAACGTCCTGGTCTAGTATCTGCGGAATCACTAAGTGCTTACATGTGCTACAAACCAAGGCACGGTACGATTGAAGCAGATCGTATGGTCATTTCCAATATCCATAAAGGGGGAATTCCACCTGTTGAAGCGGGTGCATTCCTCGGTACGATCATTCAGAAAATCTTAAAATACGAAGCGAGTGGTGTATCGCTTGTTCAAAAAGAAGGTTGA
- a CDS encoding YibE/F family protein, whose product MKRITHVLKNTAASKWVVYSILAICFVSSILLVNNNHSFYDRTIAQVTKNEVVETTDVTDMHGNEDTLFTQKLEAYVKNGKEKGKTILLNNEYSSSGAYDQQYNVGNELFVSIDSTMGNELVGSITDVKRDKYVLIVAWIFVFVLLIVGHKQGLLAIVSFAINVMILSLALDIYVKYYDVSLLVVCGICILLFTAISLLLVSGRSEKTYAAIAATLIATVVSLSIVSFVIWITAGDGLRYEEMQFLTRPYHTIFMAGLFIGSLGAIMDVAITMSSSLFALYERDRTISVKALRKSGIDIGKDIMGTITSILFFAYISGSIPMLILYLKNASPVGFALSMNLSLELARALAGGIGIVLTIPIGLYITIFFIERKRARA is encoded by the coding sequence TTGAAAAGAATTACACATGTACTTAAAAACACAGCAGCTTCGAAATGGGTTGTGTACTCCATCCTGGCTATTTGTTTTGTTTCTTCTATCCTACTCGTCAATAACAACCACTCCTTTTACGATCGTACCATCGCCCAAGTGACGAAAAATGAAGTGGTCGAGACAACCGATGTGACCGATATGCATGGGAACGAAGATACGCTCTTTACCCAGAAGCTTGAGGCCTATGTCAAGAACGGTAAAGAAAAAGGCAAGACGATATTGTTGAACAACGAATATTCCTCTTCAGGTGCCTATGATCAGCAATATAACGTAGGTAACGAACTGTTTGTCTCTATCGATTCTACGATGGGAAATGAACTGGTAGGCAGTATCACGGACGTGAAACGCGATAAATATGTACTAATTGTAGCCTGGATTTTTGTCTTCGTATTATTGATCGTCGGCCATAAGCAAGGATTGCTTGCGATTGTTAGTTTTGCCATCAATGTGATGATATTGTCACTCGCTTTGGACATCTATGTAAAATATTATGACGTCAGTTTATTGGTCGTCTGTGGGATTTGTATTTTGTTATTCACTGCCATTTCGCTTCTGCTAGTCAGTGGGCGCAGTGAAAAGACCTACGCCGCAATAGCAGCTACGTTGATTGCGACGGTAGTATCACTCTCCATTGTATCCTTCGTCATTTGGATCACAGCAGGAGATGGTCTGCGCTATGAAGAAATGCAGTTTTTGACGCGACCTTATCACACTATATTCATGGCTGGATTATTCATTGGATCGCTGGGCGCCATTATGGATGTGGCGATTACGATGTCTTCCTCTTTGTTTGCGCTGTATGAGAGAGATCGGACAATATCTGTGAAAGCGCTGAGGAAGTCGGGCATTGATATAGGCAAGGACATAATGGGGACCATCACAAGTATTTTATTCTTTGCATATATCAGTGGTTCGATTCCGATGCTAATTCTTTATTTGAAAAATGCCTCGCCAGTAGGGTTTGCGCTTTCGATGAACTTGTCGCTCGAGTTAGCCCGTGCGTTGGCTGGAGGAATCGGGATTGTGTTGACGATTCCGATTGGCCTATACATTACAATATTCTTCATTGAGCGAAAGAGGGCGAGAGCATGA
- the mdh gene encoding malate dehydrogenase produces MAFKRHKIAVIGAGHTGSTVALMAAQRELGDIVLVDIPDLSNPTKGKALDLLQTSPVQQFNSRITGTSNYEEIEGAAMVIITAGVARKPGMSRDDLVTTNAKIMRSVSEQVKRYAPDSTVLILSNPVDAMTYVCYKTTGFPKNRVIGQSGVLDTARFNTFVSEELNISVEDISGFVLGGHGDDMVPLVRYSYAGGIPLDKIISSERLEAIVERTRKGGGEIVSLLGNGSAYYAPAAALVEMAEAIIKDKKRIMPSIAYLEGEYGYQNIYLGVPTVLGGNGIESVIELPLTEEEQTALDHSADSVKAVIAICEKQLS; encoded by the coding sequence ATGGCTTTCAAACGACATAAAATAGCAGTCATAGGAGCTGGCCACACCGGCTCAACCGTAGCATTGATGGCAGCGCAGAGGGAATTAGGCGATATCGTGTTGGTTGATATTCCAGACCTCTCCAATCCGACTAAAGGTAAAGCGTTAGATCTTCTTCAGACAAGTCCTGTGCAACAATTCAATTCCCGTATTACGGGTACATCCAATTATGAGGAGATTGAAGGCGCTGCAATGGTCATCATTACAGCAGGCGTTGCGCGTAAACCAGGTATGAGTCGTGATGATCTAGTGACAACGAATGCTAAGATTATGCGTTCCGTTTCCGAACAAGTGAAGCGTTATGCGCCAGACAGCACTGTGTTGATTTTAAGTAATCCGGTAGATGCGATGACGTATGTATGTTACAAAACAACAGGCTTTCCTAAAAACCGTGTAATTGGACAATCGGGTGTACTTGATACGGCGCGTTTCAATACCTTCGTTTCTGAAGAATTGAATATTTCTGTAGAAGATATTTCGGGCTTTGTACTAGGTGGACACGGAGATGATATGGTTCCACTTGTGCGTTATTCATATGCTGGCGGCATTCCGTTGGATAAAATTATCTCGAGCGAAAGACTAGAAGCAATTGTCGAACGCACTCGAAAAGGCGGTGGCGAGATCGTCTCTTTGCTAGGTAATGGCAGCGCGTATTATGCACCAGCAGCAGCTTTGGTGGAGATGGCTGAAGCGATAATTAAAGATAAAAAACGTATCATGCCATCCATTGCGTACTTAGAGGGCGAATACGGCTATCAAAACATCTATTTAGGTGTGCCAACTGTTTTGGGAGGTAATGGTATCGAGAGTGTAATTGAACTTCCATTAACAGAAGAAGAACAAACTGCGCTCGATCATTCAGCAGACTCTGTCAAAGCAGTCATCGCGATTTGCGAAAAGCAACTGTCTTAA
- a CDS encoding DctP family TRAP transporter solute-binding subunit, with the protein MRMKKKSVLGAIGLSAMLMLAACSSDKEESKDSGGDAEAKSYDLKMSVTVNDSSTWYQAADKLAQDLKEQTDGRINIEVFPNEQLSNGDQGKGVELLTKGQTDLSLHSTIIYSILDDRFGVASAPFLFKDKDGVDKVFDGAGGEAIAEILNEKNVELLGFGENGFRQITNSKKEIKSPADMKGLKVRIPGITMYTDLYRALGADPTTMAFSEVFTSLQQGTIDGQENPIDVIHSSKLNEVQDYLTTWNYSYDPLVLGINKKLFDSMSDEDQELVKKLGKEAAEFQVEMAREKEEKQIAELKDAGMQFYAPTDEDLAEFTEAVQPVYEKYEDIWGKDLLDKFQDQ; encoded by the coding sequence ATGAGAATGAAGAAAAAGAGTGTACTAGGAGCAATCGGCTTATCTGCCATGCTGATGCTGGCGGCTTGTTCATCGGATAAGGAAGAATCCAAGGACAGTGGCGGAGACGCGGAAGCAAAATCATACGACCTGAAAATGTCTGTCACAGTAAATGATTCATCCACTTGGTATCAGGCGGCGGACAAGTTAGCGCAAGACTTAAAAGAACAAACGGATGGTCGTATCAACATTGAAGTATTCCCGAACGAGCAATTATCAAACGGTGATCAAGGTAAAGGTGTCGAGCTTTTAACAAAAGGACAAACTGACCTAAGTCTTCACTCGACGATTATCTACTCAATCTTGGATGATCGGTTTGGTGTAGCAAGTGCGCCATTCCTATTTAAAGACAAGGATGGAGTAGATAAAGTATTCGATGGGGCAGGAGGAGAAGCAATCGCAGAAATACTCAATGAAAAGAACGTTGAATTACTTGGTTTCGGAGAGAACGGTTTCCGACAGATTACGAATAGTAAAAAAGAAATTAAATCACCAGCAGATATGAAAGGCTTGAAAGTGCGTATTCCAGGAATCACAATGTACACGGATCTTTACCGTGCTTTAGGCGCTGATCCGACTACAATGGCATTCTCGGAAGTCTTTACATCACTTCAACAAGGAACAATCGACGGTCAAGAAAACCCAATCGACGTAATCCACTCGTCTAAGCTAAATGAGGTGCAGGATTACTTGACGACTTGGAACTATTCGTATGACCCGCTAGTACTCGGAATTAATAAGAAGTTATTTGATTCCATGAGTGATGAAGATCAGGAGCTTGTGAAGAAGTTAGGTAAAGAAGCAGCAGAATTCCAAGTGGAAATGGCACGTGAAAAAGAAGAGAAGCAAATCGCTGAATTGAAGGATGCGGGAATGCAATTCTACGCACCGACAGATGAAGACCTAGCTGAGTTTACAGAAGCAGTACAACCGGTTTACGAAAAGTATGAAGATATTTGGGGTAAAGATTTGCTAGACAAGTTCCAAGATCAATAA
- a CDS encoding BMC domain-containing protein, translating into MNREGTALGMVETKGLIGAIEAADAMVKAASVNLVGKVHVGGGIVTVMVRGDVGAVKAATDAGAASAQRVGELLSVHVIPRPHNELEMMLPKSE; encoded by the coding sequence ATGAACAGAGAAGGTACAGCATTAGGAATGGTAGAAACTAAAGGGTTAATCGGTGCAATCGAGGCAGCAGACGCAATGGTGAAAGCAGCGAGTGTAAACTTAGTTGGTAAAGTACATGTTGGCGGCGGAATTGTAACTGTCATGGTACGTGGCGATGTAGGCGCAGTAAAAGCGGCAACAGACGCAGGCGCGGCTTCTGCACAACGCGTAGGCGAATTGCTTTCTGTTCACGTAATTCCAAGACCACATAATGAATTAGAAATGATGTTACCAAAAAGCGAATAA
- a CDS encoding aldehyde dehydrogenase family protein, producing the protein MRLAVQTAKEAQEKFMGYTQQQVDKIVKAVADAAFEQSGRLAQLAVDETGMGVAAHKKIKNEVGSRDVYESIKDLKTVGVIKEDHLNKVVEIAAPFGVVAAIIPTTNPTSTAFFKTLISLKTRNSIVVSPHPYAVECTHEALKVCDAAAVAAGAPEGLIQCLTLASMEATQQLMSHKDVNLIIATGGSALVKAAYSSGKPAYGVGPGNVPVYIERSAKIEKAVKYIVDSKSFDYGTICATEQAIVVDKHVVDLVTRELKKNGAYILSDEEKKIMEGVISPVPGKVNPKVVGKSPQFIAKMAGISLPEGTRLIIGMETKVGKNIPFSLEKLSPIFAMYIVDGVKHSKEVCLDLLNLGGRGHSLAIHTEIDAVAREFAMEMPVSRILVNTMASIGAVGGTTGLMPSLTLGCGTFGGNITSDNVTAKHLLNIKRMAYGTKEVQLPKHSEPVESSNDQLVSSVMNNVTAATNSKVDPALVQSLVSEIVKQLTK; encoded by the coding sequence ATGCGCTTGGCTGTTCAAACTGCAAAAGAAGCACAAGAGAAATTCATGGGCTATACGCAACAGCAAGTTGACAAAATAGTTAAAGCTGTAGCGGATGCCGCTTTTGAACAATCCGGCCGTCTAGCGCAATTAGCGGTAGATGAAACAGGTATGGGAGTAGCAGCCCATAAGAAGATCAAGAATGAAGTGGGTTCACGTGATGTCTATGAAAGCATCAAAGATTTGAAAACAGTGGGTGTTATCAAAGAAGATCATTTGAATAAAGTAGTGGAAATCGCTGCCCCGTTTGGTGTTGTAGCGGCAATCATTCCAACGACTAATCCAACGTCAACAGCGTTCTTCAAAACATTGATTTCATTGAAGACACGAAATTCCATTGTTGTGAGTCCACATCCTTATGCAGTGGAGTGTACACATGAAGCGTTAAAAGTATGTGATGCAGCAGCTGTTGCGGCAGGTGCTCCAGAAGGTTTAATCCAGTGTTTGACGTTGGCTTCAATGGAGGCAACACAGCAATTGATGTCCCATAAAGACGTCAATCTAATCATTGCAACAGGTGGTAGTGCACTAGTTAAAGCGGCATACAGCTCTGGAAAACCGGCTTATGGTGTAGGTCCTGGTAATGTCCCCGTTTATATCGAACGTTCTGCGAAGATAGAGAAAGCGGTAAAATATATTGTCGACAGTAAATCATTCGATTACGGTACGATTTGTGCAACGGAGCAAGCGATTGTCGTTGATAAGCATGTTGTAGACTTAGTTACACGTGAATTGAAGAAAAATGGCGCATACATTTTATCCGATGAAGAGAAGAAGATCATGGAAGGTGTCATCTCGCCGGTACCCGGCAAAGTGAATCCTAAAGTGGTCGGCAAGAGTCCACAGTTCATTGCCAAAATGGCTGGTATTTCTTTACCGGAAGGCACTCGCTTGATTATCGGGATGGAAACAAAGGTTGGAAAAAACATTCCGTTTTCATTGGAGAAATTATCACCGATCTTTGCGATGTATATTGTCGATGGTGTGAAGCATTCGAAAGAAGTATGCCTCGACTTGCTGAATCTTGGAGGACGTGGGCACAGCTTGGCGATTCACACGGAAATTGATGCAGTTGCACGTGAATTCGCCATGGAAATGCCTGTATCACGTATCTTAGTCAACACGATGGCTTCCATTGGTGCAGTGGGTGGAACGACAGGCTTGATGCCGTCGCTCACGTTAGGATGCGGAACTTTCGGTGGCAATATCACATCGGACAATGTTACAGCTAAGCACTTGCTAAACATTAAGCGAATGGCATACGGTACAAAAGAAGTTCAATTGCCGAAGCATTCAGAGCCTGTTGAAAGCTCAAATGATCAGCTTGTATCTAGTGTAATGAACAACGTTACAGCAGCAACAAACAGCAAGGTCGATCCGGCATTAGTGCAAAGTTTAGTCAGTGAAATCGTTAAACAACTTACAAAATAA
- a CDS encoding TRAP transporter small permease, producing the protein MGKIFNRLEEWIVVIVLSIMSTIAFVNVLSRGFANYSFSFTEEITVNLFVMLTFVGTAIGVRKYAHLGFTLIYDKGNLLLKNIITILVGLMMVLLFFILLYYGVKMVQYQMEMGQKTPSLGWPQWWFSMSMPIGALFCLIRSIQVTITEFRQQNGKGEQPV; encoded by the coding sequence ATGGGAAAAATATTCAATAGATTAGAAGAATGGATTGTCGTAATTGTACTGTCCATCATGTCCACCATCGCATTCGTCAATGTGCTATCCAGAGGGTTTGCCAACTATTCATTTTCTTTCACGGAAGAAATTACAGTCAATTTGTTCGTTATGTTAACATTTGTCGGAACAGCCATTGGTGTGCGCAAGTATGCACACCTTGGCTTTACTTTGATTTATGACAAAGGTAATTTGCTGTTAAAGAATATTATTACGATTTTGGTTGGATTGATGATGGTGCTATTATTTTTTATTCTTTTATATTACGGTGTGAAGATGGTGCAATATCAGATGGAAATGGGACAGAAGACGCCTTCACTTGGTTGGCCGCAATGGTGGTTCTCCATGTCGATGCCAATTGGTGCGCTGTTTTGTTTGATCCGTTCCATTCAAGTAACTATTACTGAATTCCGTCAGCAAAATGGGAAGGGAGAGCAGCCAGTATGA
- a CDS encoding YibE/F family protein: MNVLVWLAIILLVLMVWVGGKSGVRSFFSLFLNFGVVFFTMFFMLDPNTNPIVITFIASSVIGCISLFYINEVNSKTVLAFISTMITISILLFFIVFVSQKLMIQGFGEEGEEAIAGLSLYIGVDFVKIGASVIIMSTIGAIMDVAISIASTVHEVFKHTPTLSKRELFKSGVSIGRDILGTDTNTLFFAFFGGYLALLIWFKDLHYSIGDIINSKIFSSEMILILCAGLGIALVIPIASWMNAYYLVRTREKIEKM; encoded by the coding sequence ATGAATGTATTAGTATGGCTCGCGATTATTTTACTCGTCTTAATGGTGTGGGTTGGTGGAAAGAGTGGAGTCAGATCATTCTTTTCATTATTTTTAAACTTTGGCGTAGTCTTCTTCACAATGTTTTTTATGCTTGATCCGAATACGAATCCAATTGTCATTACGTTCATTGCAAGTAGTGTAATTGGATGCATCAGCCTTTTTTATATTAATGAAGTAAATAGTAAAACGGTGCTAGCGTTCATTTCTACGATGATTACAATCAGCATCTTATTATTTTTCATTGTATTTGTTTCACAGAAACTGATGATTCAAGGGTTCGGCGAAGAGGGGGAGGAAGCGATTGCTGGGTTGTCACTTTATATTGGAGTGGACTTCGTGAAAATTGGAGCATCGGTCATTATTATGAGTACGATCGGTGCAATCATGGACGTTGCGATTTCCATTGCCTCAACTGTGCATGAAGTTTTCAAGCATACGCCTACCCTCAGCAAGAGAGAGTTATTCAAGTCAGGTGTCAGTATTGGGCGCGATATCCTCGGAACGGATACGAATACTTTATTCTTCGCGTTCTTTGGAGGATACTTGGCGCTACTTATTTGGTTTAAGGATTTACACTATTCAATTGGTGATATCATCAACTCGAAAATATTCAGTTCTGAAATGATTTTAATACTTTGTGCAGGTCTTGGGATTGCGTTAGTCATTCCCATTGCTTCTTGGATGAATGCATATTATTTAGTGCGTACTAGAGAAAAAATTGAAAAGATGTGA
- a CDS encoding BMC domain-containing protein — protein sequence MSQAIGMIETKGLIGSIEAADAMVKASNVELVSQEMVDGGIVTVIVQGDVGAVQAAVDAGRDAAARVGELLGAHVIPRPDDSVYGMVKPLVSPTPEIPQIKKSAEAKKAPKKD from the coding sequence ATGAGTCAAGCGATCGGAATGATTGAAACAAAAGGATTGATTGGATCGATTGAAGCAGCAGATGCTATGGTGAAAGCATCTAACGTGGAATTGGTATCACAAGAGATGGTCGATGGTGGAATTGTCACGGTCATCGTTCAAGGTGATGTCGGAGCAGTACAGGCAGCTGTCGATGCAGGTCGCGACGCAGCAGCGCGTGTTGGCGAGTTACTAGGTGCACATGTGATACCGCGTCCCGATGATTCAGTATACGGCATGGTGAAACCCTTAGTGTCGCCCACTCCAGAAATTCCGCAAATAAAGAAGTCTGCAGAGGCTAAGAAGGCACCGAAGAAAGACTGA